Proteins encoded within one genomic window of Triticum aestivum cultivar Chinese Spring chromosome 2D, IWGSC CS RefSeq v2.1, whole genome shotgun sequence:
- the LOC123049816 gene encoding serine/threonine-protein phosphatase 7 long form homolog → MYKLYKSELDAITPEQVEWEPYGKGERFVNPMEFRLNPMCTRDRDLWHMRCPLICNWAVELHLPHRVFRQFGLFQPHPPEWEDTDKLLHA, encoded by the exons atgtacaagttgtacaagagcgagctggacgcgatcacgcctgagcag gtggaatgggagccgtatggaaaaggagagCGTTTTGTTAACCCTATGGAGTTCAGgctgaatccgatgtgcactagggatagggatctctggcatatgcggtgcccactgatatgcaactgggcggttgagcttcacctgccacatcgggtgttccgccagtttggtttgttccagccacacccgccggagtgggaggacacggacaagttgctacacgcgtaa